One Idiomarina loihiensis L2TR genomic window carries:
- the cadR gene encoding Cd(II)/Pb(II)-responsive transcriptional regulator, with product MRIGQLAQLVGVETQTIRFYEQQGLLPPPDRQDNGYRVYTEKHGEGLAFIRRCRILGLSLAEIHELQSYQDDPHQPCTAVNALLDDHISHVRSQITALQALEKQLVSLRASCNDDREVEACGVLAGISEGNMHQQ from the coding sequence ATGCGCATTGGTCAGTTGGCGCAGTTGGTAGGGGTCGAAACACAGACGATCCGCTTCTATGAACAGCAGGGCTTGTTGCCGCCGCCTGATCGGCAGGACAACGGTTACCGTGTCTATACCGAGAAGCATGGTGAGGGGCTGGCCTTCATCCGTCGCTGCAGAATCCTGGGCCTGTCACTGGCTGAGATTCACGAACTACAGAGCTATCAGGACGACCCTCATCAGCCTTGTACCGCCGTCAACGCCTTGCTCGATGATCACATCTCTCATGTGCGGTCGCAGATAACCGCTCTGCAAGCGCTTGAGAAACAACTCGTTTCACTGAGAGCGAGTTGCAACGATGACCGGGAAGTTGAGGCGTGTGGGGTTCTTGCTGGAATTAGCGAAGGAAACATGCACCAGCAGTAG
- a CDS encoding cation transporter, producing the protein MSKSCGGACGGDATSAADTDIQASSEAPGRWVSVYAVPKMDCPSEERMIRLALNGFEEIRALSFDLSNRRLKVVHDGEVEPVTSKLKTLGLGASLQETVAANPETTKAAEFSAASAKQESGTLRWLLGINALLFVVEMTAGLIAQSTGLIGESLDNFADAAVYGLALYAVGHSVKMQVRAAHLAGVLQLILAVGVLVEVVRRFVFGSEPESLVMMAIAFVALIANTSCLLLISKHREGGAHMKASWIFSANDVVINLGVITAGALVAWTGSNYPDLIIGTIAGGIVLNGARRILALKG; encoded by the coding sequence ATGAGCAAATCCTGTGGTGGCGCCTGTGGCGGTGATGCAACGTCCGCAGCGGATACCGATATACAGGCCTCCTCCGAGGCGCCAGGGAGATGGGTCAGTGTTTATGCCGTGCCGAAGATGGACTGTCCATCAGAAGAACGAATGATTCGCCTAGCCCTGAACGGCTTTGAGGAGATTCGGGCGCTGTCCTTCGACTTGTCGAACCGCCGGCTGAAGGTCGTGCATGACGGCGAGGTCGAGCCCGTCACCTCGAAACTGAAGACCTTGGGGCTAGGCGCCTCGCTTCAGGAAACCGTCGCTGCAAATCCGGAGACCACCAAGGCCGCCGAGTTTTCGGCAGCTTCTGCTAAGCAAGAATCCGGGACCCTGCGCTGGTTGCTCGGCATCAATGCACTTCTGTTCGTGGTGGAAATGACTGCCGGTCTGATCGCCCAGTCCACCGGCCTGATTGGAGAATCCCTGGACAATTTTGCCGATGCGGCGGTGTACGGGCTTGCCCTTTATGCGGTTGGACATAGCGTGAAAATGCAGGTACGTGCCGCGCATCTTGCTGGTGTACTGCAACTGATCTTGGCTGTGGGCGTGCTCGTAGAGGTGGTGAGACGCTTTGTATTCGGTAGTGAGCCTGAATCGCTGGTGATGATGGCTATCGCATTCGTCGCATTGATTGCCAATACCAGTTGTCTGCTGCTCATATCCAAACATCGGGAAGGCGGGGCGCACATGAAGGCAAGCTGGATATTCTCGGCCAACGACGTGGTGATCAACCTGGGGGTCATCACCGCCGGCGCCCTGGTCGCGTGGACCGGTTCCAATTATCCGGATCTGATTATCGGCACCATCGCGGGGGGCATTGTACTTAACGGTGCCAGACGCATTTTGGCGTTGAAGGGTTAA
- the lspA gene encoding signal peptidase II produces MLIIGKKLSPYALLSISGLLATSDQAVKWLVQQSMAYGEYVSVTPFFNWVHLWNTGAAFSLFANGGGWQRYFFIGIAVVVSIFLIKLILENRHKGEAIAYSLILGGAMGNLIDRVFRGYVVDSFDFYWRDWHWPAFNLADIAIVLGALLFVSSSLLGKKANTNAESDGSD; encoded by the coding sequence ATGCTCATTATTGGCAAAAAGCTCTCGCCGTATGCCCTATTGTCCATATCGGGCCTGCTGGCAACGTCTGATCAGGCTGTAAAGTGGCTGGTGCAGCAATCAATGGCCTATGGCGAGTATGTTTCGGTGACCCCGTTCTTTAACTGGGTGCACCTATGGAACACCGGTGCCGCATTCAGTCTTTTTGCGAATGGTGGAGGCTGGCAGCGCTACTTTTTTATCGGAATCGCGGTAGTGGTCTCGATTTTTTTGATCAAGCTGATCCTTGAAAATCGTCATAAAGGAGAAGCCATCGCTTACAGTCTTATCCTCGGTGGCGCCATGGGCAACCTGATTGACCGGGTCTTTCGCGGCTATGTTGTGGATTCCTTTGATTTCTATTGGCGAGACTGGCATTGGCCGGCCTTCAACCTGGCTGATATTGCAATTGTCCTCGGTGCCTTACTTTTCGTTTCCAGCAGCTTGTTGGGTAAAAAAGCAAACACCAATGCCGAGTCGGATGGATCTGACTGA
- a CDS encoding ISL3-like element ISPpu12 family transposase, translating to MTELPDNILHLPQYQVLGCKSTDDEMHFQVDVPDPIACEECGVQGEFVRFGKRDVPYRDLPIHGKRVTLWVVRRRYTCRACKTTFRPQLPEMVDGFRMTLRLHEYVEKESFNHPYTFVAAQTGLDEKTVRDIFNARAEFLGRWHRFETPRILGIDELYLNKRYRCILTNIEERTLLDLLATRRQDVVTNYLMKLKDRQKVEIVSMDMWNPYRAAVKAVLPQARIVVDKFHVVRMANDALERVRKGLRKELKPSQSRTLKGDRKILLKRAHEVSDRERLIMETWTGAFPQLLAAYEHKERFYGIWDATTRLQAEAALDEWIATIPKGQKEVWSDLVRAVGNWREETMTYFETDMPVTNAYTESINRLAKDKNREGRGYSFEVMRARMLYTTKHKKKAPTAKVSPFYKKTIGYGLPDFAEELNYGVDLSTI from the coding sequence ATGACCGAACTTCCCGACAACATCCTTCACCTGCCGCAATACCAAGTACTGGGCTGCAAATCAACCGACGACGAAATGCACTTCCAGGTGGACGTGCCCGATCCCATCGCCTGCGAGGAATGCGGCGTGCAGGGTGAGTTCGTACGGTTCGGCAAGCGTGACGTTCCCTATCGTGATCTGCCCATCCACGGCAAGCGGGTCACTCTCTGGGTGGTCCGCCGCCGATACACCTGCCGGGCCTGCAAGACAACATTCAGGCCCCAGCTACCGGAGATGGTGGACGGATTCCGTATGACACTGCGGCTGCATGAGTACGTGGAGAAGGAATCCTTCAACCACCCCTACACCTTTGTGGCGGCACAGACCGGCCTGGACGAGAAGACGGTGCGCGACATCTTCAACGCCCGCGCCGAGTTCCTGGGGCGCTGGCACCGCTTCGAGACGCCCCGCATCCTGGGCATTGACGAGCTATACCTGAACAAGCGCTACCGCTGCATTCTGACCAACATTGAGGAGCGAACCCTGCTCGACCTGCTGGCCACCCGCCGCCAGGACGTGGTGACCAACTACCTGATGAAGCTGAAAGACCGGCAGAAGGTCGAGATCGTCAGCATGGACATGTGGAACCCCTACCGGGCAGCGGTCAAGGCTGTGCTGCCCCAGGCCCGTATCGTGGTCGATAAGTTCCATGTGGTGCGCATGGCCAACGATGCCCTAGAGAGAGTGCGCAAGGGCCTCAGAAAGGAGCTGAAACCGTCCCAGAGCCGGACTCTCAAGGGAGACCGGAAAATCCTGCTGAAACGCGCTCACGAAGTCTCAGACCGGGAGCGCCTCATCATGGAGACCTGGACAGGCGCGTTCCCGCAACTGCTGGCCGCCTACGAGCACAAGGAGCGCTTCTACGGCATCTGGGACGCCACCACACGGCTCCAGGCAGAAGCCGCCCTGGACGAGTGGATAGCCACCATCCCGAAGGGCCAAAAGGAAGTCTGGAGCGATCTGGTCAGGGCAGTGGGAAACTGGCGCGAAGAGACCATGACCTACTTCGAGACGGACATGCCCGTCACCAACGCTTACACGGAGTCCATCAACCGACTGGCCAAGGACAAGAACCGTGAAGGGCGCGGTTACTCCTTCGAGGTGATGCGGGCACGAATGCTCTACACCACGAAGCACAAGAAGAAGGCACCGACTGCGAAGGTCTCTCCTTTCTACAAGAAAACCATCGGTTACGGACTGCCGGACTTCGCAGAGGAACTCAACTACGGAGTCGATCTATCAACCATCTGA
- a CDS encoding JAB domain-containing protein has product MHTLDKGCYSSANNEAERDVFHRASQILEERHLRGQEPYNPNVIKDFLTYKLAHYEREVFSIIFLDEKGHFIEYRELFYGTINAASVYPREVVRAALETKASSLVLSHNHPSGEAEPSNADIRLTERLQKALAVIDVEVKDHIVVGKECVSFSERGLL; this is encoded by the coding sequence ATGCACACACTTGATAAAGGCTGTTACTCATCAGCCAACAATGAAGCTGAGCGAGACGTTTTTCATCGCGCCAGCCAGATCCTGGAAGAGCGCCATTTACGAGGACAAGAGCCTTACAACCCGAACGTCATTAAGGATTTCCTGACGTATAAGCTGGCGCACTACGAGCGTGAGGTATTCAGCATCATCTTCCTGGATGAAAAGGGCCACTTCATTGAATACAGGGAGCTGTTCTACGGCACCATTAATGCGGCCAGTGTTTATCCCCGCGAAGTGGTGCGAGCTGCCCTCGAAACTAAAGCATCTTCACTCGTACTGTCACATAACCACCCCTCGGGAGAGGCTGAACCTTCCAATGCGGATATCCGTCTTACTGAGCGCTTGCAAAAGGCCCTGGCTGTTATCGACGTTGAGGTGAAAGACCACATCGTTGTCGGCAAAGAGTGCGTGTCATTCTCTGAGCGCGGTCTTCTTTAG
- a CDS encoding phage maintenance system killer protein Doc, with the protein MYNPFTFDAKHIELIHNHFHDDPYYIKRDALESAVKQASNEIWNNPTYGAFEAAGVYAYQLIRSNAFGRQSGDTALVCALLFLRLYGHGFVCTQQYLYNFVERHADPETMAICLSGAYAGAESYVESLHLQRPHVPMDIADIALDEDMAVSLTSAIKMAYDVNGDYGACQKIKKPRLSGRRKRWVRLADL; encoded by the coding sequence ATGTATAATCCTTTTACCTTTGACGCAAAGCATATCGAACTCATTCACAATCACTTTCACGACGACCCTTACTACATTAAAAGGGATGCGTTGGAGTCTGCAGTAAAACAAGCGTCCAACGAAATTTGGAATAATCCGACATATGGAGCTTTTGAAGCGGCAGGTGTTTACGCGTACCAGCTCATTCGCTCAAACGCTTTTGGTAGACAAAGCGGTGATACTGCTTTGGTCTGCGCCCTGCTATTCCTTCGGCTATACGGTCACGGTTTTGTCTGTACACAGCAGTATCTTTACAATTTCGTCGAGCGACATGCAGACCCTGAAACTATGGCTATCTGCCTTTCCGGTGCTTATGCCGGAGCTGAAAGCTATGTTGAGTCTCTCCATCTTCAACGGCCTCATGTGCCTATGGACATTGCTGATATAGCTCTCGATGAAGACATGGCTGTGTCGCTTACTTCCGCTATAAAAATGGCTTATGACGTAAACGGAGACTACGGGGCTTGCCAAAAAATAAAGAAACCTAGGTTAAGTGGCCGCAGAAAGCGTTGGGTCAGATTAGCTGATTTATAA
- a CDS encoding JAB domain-containing protein, with amino-acid sequence MHKQITSDKSAEFNSERELLDKAYLLIQSRFKQGEGFTEPSMVKEFVQGSYQQCSTEVAGLLLLDSQHRLIDNVEFEEGEELAASMVYREVLKVNAAAVIVSYFSPSKELNHSDKEHELSTLKSALNLIDVSLLDCMLVTDEVVSLAERGLL; translated from the coding sequence ATGCACAAGCAAATCACAAGTGATAAAAGCGCTGAGTTCAACTCAGAGCGAGAGTTGTTGGACAAAGCGTATCTCCTAATCCAGTCACGATTTAAACAGGGAGAGGGCTTTACCGAGCCTTCAATGGTTAAAGAGTTCGTCCAGGGGAGCTATCAGCAGTGCTCAACAGAAGTCGCGGGTTTACTGCTACTAGATAGCCAACACCGGCTAATTGACAATGTTGAGTTTGAAGAGGGCGAAGAACTGGCAGCTTCAATGGTGTACCGCGAAGTTCTCAAGGTTAATGCAGCGGCAGTTATTGTCAGTTACTTCTCACCTTCTAAAGAGCTGAATCATTCTGACAAAGAACATGAGTTATCAACGCTAAAGTCGGCCCTGAACCTGATTGACGTGTCACTATTGGACTGCATGCTAGTAACTGATGAGGTCGTCTCGCTTGCTGAGCGGGGGCTATTATGA
- a CDS encoding helix-turn-helix transcriptional regulator yields MRFLRINEVRERIGLGRTSIYKMVNEGTFPKPVRVLGKKVAWVDSEVDEWMLERIAEQRSDTISAVNC; encoded by the coding sequence ATGAGATTTTTAAGAATAAACGAAGTGAGAGAGCGCATAGGGCTTGGTAGAACGTCAATCTATAAAATGGTCAACGAAGGCACCTTCCCTAAGCCGGTTCGAGTTTTAGGAAAAAAAGTAGCCTGGGTAGATTCAGAAGTCGATGAGTGGATGTTAGAGCGCATAGCCGAACAACGTAGCGATACCATATCCGCAGTTAACTGCTAA
- a CDS encoding helix-turn-helix transcriptional regulator, producing MKLMKVKEVMHVTSLARPTIYKYMAKGQFPKPVSLGGRAVAWVADEIDDWIMQCIAERDAESDIEAD from the coding sequence ATGAAATTAATGAAAGTCAAAGAAGTCATGCACGTAACCAGCCTAGCCCGCCCTACTATTTACAAGTACATGGCCAAAGGACAATTCCCAAAACCGGTATCTTTAGGTGGCCGAGCCGTGGCATGGGTAGCAGATGAAATTGATGACTGGATTATGCAGTGCATTGCTGAGCGTGATGCGGAAAGTGATATAGAGGCTGATTAA
- a CDS encoding helix-turn-helix domain-containing protein encodes MKLADNKSYDISKALNARLKGQYHSAICYEGSFSERTLIRAKQGEPVRAKSVKAIAKALDCEPEDLLNQNDVCWLSTRNASLTNPAAINIHASLSEFIDGVIAAAGILSYKLDQSDLEISIDFKATSLSLELCQLESGIKNYWSVKAGYPDDTGITYIESNDSAELQLELAVERLRMSVTDNVTINGIKQFSYCHKPGWLVVFHKFKPNDFESYVGEQHFLNAEDFQATLNEWLQGNNITDVNGEEGGVAISVDKKELGWNVALFNRANFGPGGGVVEAAVPPNFAKKLTTEIRSKDKSISCISNPECGSKLKFGPCKQSVSTY; translated from the coding sequence ATGAAGTTGGCAGATAACAAGTCATACGACATAAGCAAGGCACTGAATGCAAGGTTAAAAGGGCAATACCACTCGGCGATATGTTACGAAGGGAGTTTTAGTGAACGAACTTTGATCCGTGCTAAGCAGGGTGAACCAGTGAGAGCTAAAAGTGTAAAAGCTATAGCTAAAGCGTTGGATTGCGAACCCGAAGACTTGCTGAATCAAAATGATGTTTGCTGGTTAAGTACTCGAAATGCAAGCCTAACAAATCCTGCAGCAATAAACATTCATGCGTCTCTCTCTGAGTTTATAGACGGCGTTATCGCCGCAGCCGGGATACTGAGTTACAAACTTGATCAAAGTGATTTGGAGATTTCGATAGATTTTAAAGCGACGTCACTCAGTCTCGAACTGTGTCAACTAGAGAGTGGCATCAAAAACTACTGGAGCGTTAAAGCCGGATACCCCGATGATACCGGAATTACTTACATTGAATCGAATGATTCCGCAGAGCTTCAACTTGAGTTAGCAGTCGAGCGCTTACGCATGAGTGTTACGGATAACGTAACTATTAACGGTATAAAACAGTTTAGCTACTGCCATAAACCAGGTTGGCTGGTTGTGTTCCATAAGTTTAAGCCTAACGACTTTGAAAGCTATGTCGGCGAACAACACTTTCTTAATGCTGAAGATTTTCAAGCAACTTTGAATGAGTGGTTGCAGGGTAACAATATAACGGACGTGAATGGCGAAGAAGGGGGAGTTGCCATCTCAGTAGACAAAAAAGAACTAGGCTGGAATGTGGCCCTTTTTAATCGCGCAAACTTTGGCCCTGGTGGTGGCGTCGTTGAAGCTGCAGTACCCCCTAATTTCGCTAAAAAATTGACGACGGAAATACGTAGTAAAGATAAATCGATAAGCTGTATATCGAACCCAGAGTGCGGATCAAAACTAAAATTTGGTCCGTGTAAACAGTCAGTTTCAACTTATTAG
- a CDS encoding type I restriction-modification system subunit M, whose protein sequence is MNTENYSQTASFIWSVADLLRGHFKQSQYGRVILPFTLLRRLECVLAPNKQKVLEAAKQHQNKPDAVREQLLLRESQNDFYNASSLTLATLSDTQTAEDLISYVQSFSSSAREIFEHFNFEEFVLKLAEADLLYQITQQFGSKIDLSTDNISNYGMGLIFEELIRKFAESSNETAGEHFTPRDCVHAATSLLMTGQEEVLSPNSIITIYDPTAGTGGFLSESEEYIQSISEKVTVKLFGQELNSESYAICKADMMIKSQEVDNIKLGNTLSNDQLAHEKFKYMLANPPFGVDWKASQRVVNDEHKVKGFDGRFGPGLPRVSDGSLLFLLHLVSKMRDTRNGGSRIGIILNGSPLFTGSAGSGESEIRRYLLQNDLVEAIVALPSDMFFNTGISTYIWILSNAKKPERKGKLQLIDGSDAFAKMRKSLGSKRKYLTEENINELVRLYGAVEETKNSKVFPNEAFGYRRVTIERPLRLNFQASEERVARLDDEKALQKLKAEDFSQLKQAIQQIDADTLFINRDDFTRTLNAQLKVSDLNLTAAQLKAVLNALSERDSDADVCADKKGNPEADSGLRDYENVPLTDDIYEYFERDVKPHVPDAWIDESKRDEQDGEIGIVGFEIPFNRHFYVFEPPRPLEEIDADLKQCTDKIKQMIEELSA, encoded by the coding sequence GTGAATACCGAAAACTACTCTCAAACCGCTTCCTTTATCTGGTCGGTGGCAGACCTGCTGCGTGGGCATTTCAAACAATCTCAGTACGGACGGGTGATATTGCCCTTTACCCTTTTACGTCGCTTAGAGTGCGTTTTAGCGCCGAATAAACAAAAGGTACTAGAAGCCGCAAAACAGCACCAGAACAAACCCGACGCAGTGCGTGAGCAGTTATTGCTACGCGAGTCACAGAACGACTTCTACAACGCTTCGTCTTTGACTCTGGCAACCTTGTCAGATACTCAAACAGCGGAAGACTTAATCTCTTACGTACAGTCATTTAGCAGCTCTGCCCGTGAGATATTCGAGCACTTTAACTTTGAAGAGTTTGTGCTGAAACTGGCTGAAGCTGACCTTCTGTATCAGATCACTCAGCAATTCGGCTCTAAGATAGACTTATCAACCGACAATATCTCTAACTACGGCATGGGCCTTATCTTTGAAGAGCTCATCCGCAAGTTTGCTGAAAGCTCAAACGAGACCGCCGGTGAGCACTTTACCCCACGTGACTGTGTGCATGCAGCAACCTCGTTATTGATGACTGGCCAGGAAGAAGTGCTTTCACCTAACAGCATCATTACCATTTATGATCCAACGGCAGGCACCGGTGGCTTCCTGTCAGAATCTGAAGAGTATATTCAGTCCATCAGTGAAAAGGTTACCGTTAAGCTGTTTGGCCAGGAGCTCAATTCAGAGTCCTATGCCATCTGCAAAGCAGACATGATGATCAAAAGCCAGGAAGTCGACAATATAAAGCTGGGTAACACGCTGTCGAACGATCAGCTGGCGCATGAAAAATTTAAATACATGCTGGCAAACCCACCATTTGGCGTCGACTGGAAAGCCTCACAACGTGTCGTTAACGACGAGCACAAAGTAAAAGGCTTCGATGGTCGCTTTGGTCCAGGATTACCCCGTGTTTCTGACGGTTCACTGCTTTTTTTGTTGCATCTGGTCAGCAAAATGCGGGACACACGTAATGGTGGCTCGCGTATCGGTATTATCTTAAACGGCAGTCCGTTGTTTACCGGCTCTGCAGGCAGTGGTGAATCGGAAATCCGTCGTTACCTGCTGCAAAATGATTTGGTCGAAGCCATCGTTGCCCTTCCCTCGGATATGTTCTTTAACACCGGCATCAGTACCTATATCTGGATCTTATCCAATGCGAAAAAGCCGGAGCGTAAAGGCAAGCTACAGTTGATTGACGGCAGTGACGCCTTTGCCAAAATGCGTAAATCACTCGGCAGCAAGCGCAAATACCTAACCGAAGAAAACATCAACGAGTTGGTGCGTTTATACGGTGCCGTGGAGGAAACCAAAAACAGTAAAGTCTTCCCTAACGAAGCCTTTGGTTACCGCCGTGTCACCATCGAACGACCGTTACGGCTTAACTTCCAGGCTAGTGAAGAACGTGTCGCTCGGTTAGATGACGAAAAGGCATTGCAAAAGCTTAAAGCCGAAGACTTTAGCCAACTGAAACAGGCCATTCAGCAAATTGACGCTGATACCCTGTTCATTAATCGTGATGACTTTACTAGAACACTAAACGCCCAACTAAAAGTAAGCGACTTAAATCTAACCGCCGCACAACTAAAAGCTGTGCTCAATGCCTTGAGCGAGCGCGACAGCGACGCTGATGTCTGTGCCGACAAAAAAGGTAATCCAGAAGCTGATTCCGGCTTACGCGACTACGAGAACGTACCGCTGACAGACGACATATACGAATACTTTGAGCGTGACGTCAAACCGCACGTACCTGACGCCTGGATAGACGAGAGCAAGCGCGACGAGCAAGACGGCGAAATCGGTATCGTGGGCTTTGAAATTCCGTTCAACCGTCACTTTTATGTGTTCGAGCCCCCTCGCCCACTCGAGGAGATCGACGCAGACCTCAAGCAATGCACCGACAAGATCAAGCAGATGATTGAGGAGCTGTCGGCGTGA
- a CDS encoding restriction endonuclease subunit S, whose product MNKPIHESETRTVRDLKELLPERWKLIKLKLVCNIETGFAFPSEVFGETGTPVIRITDIKNREINLSEIKRVDDLLLKSKPKRPSVNKGDIIMAMTGATIGKVGYYNSDKPSYLNQRVCRFIPASIDRGYLWHTLNSEIYKKYIELEAFGGAQANISDSQLLNFPAPLPELEAEQQKIAQFLDYETAKIDALIDEQKRLIELLKEKRQAVISHAVTKGLNPDAPMKDSGIEWLGEVPEHWEIKKLKFCSRMLSDKGKDNTNAISLENIENGTGAFIKTESNFDQEGVLFEPLDILFGKLRPYLAKVYLAREHGSALGDILVFRANKDISPEFLFFRLISQEFIRQVDQSSYGSKMPRANPELIKSLQIAVPPIEEQVKVSDYLANLQFNKIMPSVINASSLVKLLEERRSALISAAVTGKIDVRDWQPPAGSDTVDSNASVQTERHYG is encoded by the coding sequence GTGAATAAACCTATTCATGAATCAGAAACTCGAACAGTTCGAGACCTAAAAGAGTTACTTCCAGAACGTTGGAAACTCATTAAGTTAAAGTTAGTTTGCAACATTGAGACGGGGTTTGCATTTCCTTCAGAGGTTTTTGGCGAAACCGGTACTCCAGTTATTAGGATTACAGATATAAAAAATAGAGAAATTAACTTATCTGAAATTAAGCGTGTCGATGACCTGCTCCTAAAATCAAAGCCAAAACGCCCAAGCGTAAATAAAGGCGATATCATCATGGCAATGACAGGTGCCACCATTGGTAAGGTTGGATATTACAATAGCGACAAACCTAGTTATTTAAATCAACGTGTGTGTCGGTTCATTCCAGCAAGTATTGATAGAGGATACCTTTGGCACACGTTAAATAGCGAAATCTATAAAAAATACATCGAACTCGAAGCGTTTGGGGGGGCACAGGCCAACATATCTGACTCCCAACTACTGAACTTTCCGGCTCCGCTGCCAGAATTAGAGGCAGAACAACAAAAAATAGCCCAGTTCCTCGACTACGAAACGGCAAAAATTGATGCACTGATTGACGAGCAAAAGCGGTTGATTGAGTTGCTTAAAGAAAAGCGTCAGGCGGTTATCAGTCATGCAGTTACCAAAGGGCTTAACCCAGACGCACCGATGAAAGACTCTGGTATTGAGTGGCTTGGAGAAGTTCCTGAGCACTGGGAAATTAAAAAGCTAAAGTTCTGTTCTCGCATGCTAAGTGATAAAGGTAAAGACAATACAAACGCGATTAGTCTCGAAAATATCGAGAATGGAACCGGTGCTTTTATCAAAACTGAGTCTAACTTTGATCAAGAGGGTGTTTTATTTGAACCACTGGATATTTTATTCGGAAAGCTTAGACCTTACCTGGCAAAAGTCTATCTAGCTAGAGAGCATGGCTCTGCTCTAGGTGATATTCTTGTTTTCAGAGCAAATAAAGATATAAGCCCAGAATTCTTATTCTTTAGATTGATTTCACAGGAATTTATTAGACAAGTGGATCAATCAAGCTACGGTAGTAAGATGCCAAGAGCCAATCCTGAGTTGATAAAAAGTCTGCAGATTGCTGTGCCACCAATCGAAGAGCAAGTAAAAGTTTCTGACTACTTAGCCAACCTACAGTTTAACAAAATAATGCCTTCGGTTATTAACGCATCATCTCTAGTAAAACTGCTTGAAGAACGCCGTTCAGCGCTAATCTCAGCTGCCGTTACCGGCAAAATTGATGTGCGCGACTGGCAACCGCCTGCAGGTTCCGATACAGTGGATTCAAACGCGTCAGTGCAAACGGAGAGGCATTATGGCTGA